One Saimiri boliviensis isolate mSaiBol1 chromosome 17, mSaiBol1.pri, whole genome shotgun sequence genomic window carries:
- the ASGR1 gene encoding asialoglycoprotein receptor 1 isoform X1 produces MTKEYQDLQHLDSEENDHHQLRKGPPPPQPLLRRLCSGPRLLLLSLGLSLLLLVVVCVIGSQNSQLQGELRALRETFSNFTAITEAQVKGMSTQGGNVGRKMKSLESQLEKQQKDLSEDHSSLLLHVKQFVSDLRSLSCQVLALQGNGSESACCPVNWVEHARSCYWFSRSGKAWAEADNYCRLENAHLVVVTSWEEQRFVQHHTGPVNTWMGLHDQNGPWKWVDGTDYETGFKNWRPDQPDDWYGHGLGGGEDCAHFTADGRWNDDVCQRPYRWVCEAELDKPSQEPPLP; encoded by the exons ATGACCAAGGAGTATCAAGACCTTCAGCATCTGGATAGTGAGGAGAATGACCATCATCAGCTCAGAAAAG GGccgcctcctccccagcccctcctgcggCGTCTCTGCTCCGGACCTCGCCTCCTCCTgctctccctgggcctcagcctcctgctgctGGTGGTTGTCTGTGTGATCGGATCCCAAA ACTCCCAGCTGCAGGGGGAGCTGCGGGCCCTGAGAGAGACGTTCAGCAACTTCACGGCGATCACTGAGGCCCAGGTCAAGGGCATGAGCACCCAGG GAGGCAATGTGGGAAGAAAGATGAAGTCCCTGGAATCCCAGCTGGAGAAACAGCAGAAGGACTTGAGTGAAG atcactccagcctgctgCTCCACGTGAAGCAGTTCGTGTCTGACCTGCGGAGCCTGAGCTGTCAGGTGTTGGCGCTCCAGGGCAATG GCTCGGAAAGTGCCTGCTGCCCGGTCAACTGGGTGGAGCACGCGCGCAGCTGCTACTGGTTCTCTCGCTCCGGGAAGGCCTGGGCCGAAGCCGACAACTACTGCCGGCTGGAGAACGCGCACCTGGTGGTGGTCACGTCCTGGGAGGAGCAG AGGTTTGTCCAGCATCACACAGGCCCTGTGAACACCTGGATGGGCCTCCACGACCAAAACGGGCCCTGGAAGTGGGTGGACGGGACGGACTACGAGACCGGCTTCAA GAACTGGAGGCCGGACCAGCCGGACGACTGGTACGGCCACGGGCTCGGAGGGGGCGAGGACTGTGCCCACTTCACCGCCGACGGCCGCTGGAACGATGACGTGTGCCAGAGGCCCTACCGCTGGGTCTGCGAGGCCGAGCTGGACAAGCCCAGCCAGGAGCCTCCTCTCCCTTAA
- the ASGR1 gene encoding asialoglycoprotein receptor 1 isoform X2, with translation MTKEYQDLQHLDSEENDHHQLRKGPPPPQPLLRRLCSGPRLLLLSLGLSLLLLVVVCVIGSQNSQLQGELRALRETFSNFTAITEAQVKGMSTQGGNVGRKMKSLESQLEKQQKDLSEGSESACCPVNWVEHARSCYWFSRSGKAWAEADNYCRLENAHLVVVTSWEEQRFVQHHTGPVNTWMGLHDQNGPWKWVDGTDYETGFKNWRPDQPDDWYGHGLGGGEDCAHFTADGRWNDDVCQRPYRWVCEAELDKPSQEPPLP, from the exons ATGACCAAGGAGTATCAAGACCTTCAGCATCTGGATAGTGAGGAGAATGACCATCATCAGCTCAGAAAAG GGccgcctcctccccagcccctcctgcggCGTCTCTGCTCCGGACCTCGCCTCCTCCTgctctccctgggcctcagcctcctgctgctGGTGGTTGTCTGTGTGATCGGATCCCAAA ACTCCCAGCTGCAGGGGGAGCTGCGGGCCCTGAGAGAGACGTTCAGCAACTTCACGGCGATCACTGAGGCCCAGGTCAAGGGCATGAGCACCCAGG GAGGCAATGTGGGAAGAAAGATGAAGTCCCTGGAATCCCAGCTGGAGAAACAGCAGAAGGACTTGAGTGAAG GCTCGGAAAGTGCCTGCTGCCCGGTCAACTGGGTGGAGCACGCGCGCAGCTGCTACTGGTTCTCTCGCTCCGGGAAGGCCTGGGCCGAAGCCGACAACTACTGCCGGCTGGAGAACGCGCACCTGGTGGTGGTCACGTCCTGGGAGGAGCAG AGGTTTGTCCAGCATCACACAGGCCCTGTGAACACCTGGATGGGCCTCCACGACCAAAACGGGCCCTGGAAGTGGGTGGACGGGACGGACTACGAGACCGGCTTCAA GAACTGGAGGCCGGACCAGCCGGACGACTGGTACGGCCACGGGCTCGGAGGGGGCGAGGACTGTGCCCACTTCACCGCCGACGGCCGCTGGAACGATGACGTGTGCCAGAGGCCCTACCGCTGGGTCTGCGAGGCCGAGCTGGACAAGCCCAGCCAGGAGCCTCCTCTCCCTTAA